Proteins encoded in a region of the Zea mays cultivar B73 chromosome 2, Zm-B73-REFERENCE-NAM-5.0, whole genome shotgun sequence genome:
- the LOC103646204 gene encoding probable fucosyltransferase 7, with product MHSKSASSFLGSQVMDVTASHLSPSRGSVAPRRWSRAAARPTVLVIMVSVVAALLMMAAVCGRLMPFTGGNTWVPPGVRAAVNAGAGPMATVPDPRDRLLGGLLSPDFDDSSCLSRYRAALYRRPSLHAISSYLVSALRRYESLHRRCGPGTPAYARAVERLRTPPNASSTTTNSSAGGCSYVVWNPTEGLGNRILSITSAFLYALLTDRVLLLHRGGNDLDDLLCEPFPGSTWILPADKDFPIRDIERLTDRNHHESLGSVLRRGEDPGVAPWLYLHLRHDYSGAYHDQLFFCDDVQAQLRRVPWLVFLSDNYIVPGLFLIPRYVGELARMFPRRDVVFHHLGRYLFSPSNTVWDMVMRYHGSYFAKADERVGIQVRKFPWWAPISTDELYGQILNCSQREDILPGVGVRVPADDKTTGAANSSGQPAKQKAVLVASLHGEYSEKLRGLYHEHGPSGGEVVSVYQPTQLGWQQSGEQQHNQMALAEMVLLSFSDAVVTTAVSTFGYVGQGLAGLRPWVLMSPADGKAPEPPCRRAATIEPCFHAPPNYNCRAKANGDAGRIVRHIRHCEDFPQGVQLME from the exons ATGCATAGCAAATCAGCAAGTTCTTTTCTAGGCAGCCAAGTGATGGATGTAACTGCATCTCACTTGTCACCGTCTCGTGGATCGGTGGCGCCACGGCGGTGGTCTCGAGCGGCCGCGCGGCCGACGGTTCTGGTGATCATGGTGAGCGTGGTGGCTGCCCTGCTCATGATGGCCGCCGTCTGCGGCCGGCTGATGCCGTTCACCGGCGGCAATACCTGGGTGCCGCCGGGAGTACGCGCCGCCGTGAACGCCG GCGCCGGTCCAATGGCGACAGTGCCAGATCCCCGCGACCGGCTTCTAGGCGGCCTCCTTTCCCCAGACTTCGATGACAGCTCCTGCCTCAGCCGCTACCGCGCCGCGCTCTACAGGCGGCCGTCACTGCATGCCATCTCGTCTTACCTCGTCTCCGCGCTCCGCCGTTACGAGTCGCTGCACCGCCGCTGCGGCCCCGGCACCCCCGCCTACGCGCGCGCCGTCGAACGCCTTCGCACGCCGCCGAACGCCTCCTCTACTACTACTAACTCCTCTGCAGGAGGGTGCAGCTACGTCGTGTGGAACCCGACCGAGGGCCTGGGCAACCGCATCCTCTCCATCACCTCCGCCTTCCTCTACGCGCTACTCACCGACCGCGTGCTCCTTCTCCACCGCGGCGGCAACGACCTCGACGACCTCTTGTGCGAGCCATTCCCGGGCTCCACGTGGATCCTGCCAGCAGACAAGGACTTCCCTATCCGTGACATCGAGCGGCTCACCGACCGGAACCACCACGAGAGCCTCGGCTCCGTGCTGAGGCGCGGCGAGGACCCCGGCGTGGCGCCATGGCTTTACCTGCACCTGCGCCACGACTACAGCGGGGCCTACCACGACCAGCTATTCTTCTGCGACGACGTGCAGGCCCAGCTGAGGCGCGTGCCATGGCTCGTGTTCTTGTCGGACAACTACATCGTTCCGGGGCTGTTCCTGATCCCGCGGTACGTGGGGGAGCTCGCGCGCATGTTCCCGCGCCGCGACGTCGTGTTCCATCACCTCGGCCGTTACCTGTTCAGCCCGAGCAACACGGTGTGGGACATGGTGATGCGGTACCACGGCTCGTACTTCGCCAAGGCGGACGAGCGCGTGGGGATCCAGGTGCGCAAGTTCCCTTGGTGGGCGCCCATCTCCACCGACGAGCTCTACGGCCAGATCCTCAACTGCTCGCAACGCGAGGACATCCTGCCCGGCGTCGGTGTGCGTGTGCCCGCGGACGACAAAACCACCGGCGCCGCGAACTCCAGCGGCCAGCCGGCAAAACAGAAGGCCGTACTCGTCGCGTCCCTGCACGGCGAGTACTCTGAGAAGCTCAGGGGCCTGTACCACGAGCACGGACCATCGGGCGGGGAGGTGGTGAGCGTGTACCAGCCGACGCAACTGGGCTGGCAGCAATCCGGCGAGCAGCAGCACAACCAGATGGCCCTCGCGGAGATGGTGCTGCTCAGCTTCTCGGACGCGGTGGTCACCACCGCCGTCTCCACATTTGGATACGTCGGCCAGGGACTAGCGGGTCTGAGACCGTGGGTGCTCATGAGCCCCGCAGATGGGAAGGCGCCCGAGCCGCCGTGCCGGCGCGCCGCTACCATCGAGCCGTGCTTCCATGCGCCGCCGAACTACAATTGCCGGGCCAAGGCCAACGGTGACGCCGGCAGGATAGTGCGGCACATCCGACACTGCGAGGACTTCCCGCAGGGTGTGCAGTTAATGGAGTGA